The DNA segment AGAATTCCTGTAGTCACTGAACTGCCTGTAAATTTTCAATGCAGAGTCCATCAACAGATGACAATTCTGAAATTCTGCTTTTTTCATCGAAATATCGTACTGCTTTAATAAAATTCTGGCTGTTCTTACCCTGGGGTCGTCAGAACGTTTGTTAATATTTGCATAAGTAAAAAATGCAATGACGGCTATAATTGTTATTAAACCAGTTGATATGAGTACTTTTGTGAGATCGTTTCCGTGTTTCATTTTTATCCAAAAAATAAAAAGGGCAGACGAATCAACCCGTCATGCCCTTTTAATGATATGATGATTACACATGTACCTGTTTGGCAAGGAATTCCTTGATATGCTCAGGCGTAGGTTTTGTCAGGAGTGAAACAATAATGTTGGTCAATATGGCCAAAGGTGCTCCAATCCATGCAAAATACCACAACTGGAGGTAATAACTGATAAATTCTTGTCCGGGCAAATGTCCGCCAGCCTTGCCGACAACAAAGTAGGTAATCGATATAGCTGTAATTAACATACCCATGATTAAACCAGCAATTCCGCCTGCTCTGTTGGAGCCACTCCACCAGATACCAAGTAAAAACAAAGGAAACAAGGTACAGGCTGCTATTGAAAAAGCACTTGCAACGAGTTCTCCAATAAGTCCGATATTCTGAAGTGCCAGAATGGTAACGATAATAGCAATCAGGATAGTGCCAATACGGGCAGCAAAAAGCTGATTTTTTGGTTTGGCAGTCGGATTAAGTACTTTAACGTAAATATCATGTGAAAAAGCAGATGCACCGGCCACAAACAAGCCGGAAACAGTAGAGAAAGCAGCGGAAGTAGCACCAGCTGCCAGCAATCCGACAAAGAGCGGATGAACATCTCCCAACTGAGCAGTATAGACAACTATGGCATCTTTTGCTAAAGTACCTACTTCAGGATGAATAGATAAGAGTTTGCCGAAAGCGGCATAAACCGGAGCTCCCCAGTAAAGAATACAGATGAAAAACAAACCCCAGACGACAGAAAGCCTGGCATCTTTGGCATTAGGAACTACATAAAAGCGCTGCAAAACATGAGGTAAACCTGCTGTACCAATCATCAACGAAAAAGCAATTGCTATAAATTCAAAGAAAGACTTGCCGGAGGAAGGATCCCAGGGCATGGCATATTCAGGTGCCGGCATAATGGCAAAAGGATGGCCAAAAACATTTGTCAGATATTCTGAGGTAATATTTTCAGGAAGCGGAATTCCATGGACAATGTCGGAGACAGCTGCTCCATATCCTGCAGGTGGTAAAAGCCAGAAATATCCATATTTGTTGGAAAGTATAAAAAGAGGAATGACAAATGAAACGATAATAATGACATATTGAATCTGCATGTTTTTGGTGGCACCGAGCATGCCTGATATAAGTGTGTAAAGTAAAACCACAGAGCCGCCAATAATAACAGACCAGAAATAATTAATTCCCAATATCCATTTAAACATGAGCCCGATTCCACCAAATTGCCCGACACAATAAGCGATGGAGATAATAATAACCATAATTGCAGCAAACAAACGGATGGATTTGGAATAATACCTGTCGCCAACAAAGTCAGCGGCTGTGTATTTTCCATAACGCCTGATTT comes from the Sphingobacteriales bacterium genome and includes:
- a CDS encoding VC_2705 family sodium/solute symporter, coding for MKAINKLLLISAAVLVPFISSAAVTELEGSFKVGPAIILLATLLTFIIVGIIFRAKDTTDFYAAGRKISPVGAGMAIGSNWMSAASFLGMAALMYGSGYHGLAFVIGWTGGYVLLMVLMAGQIRRYGKYTAADFVGDRYYSKSIRLFAAIMVIIISIAYCVGQFGGIGLMFKWILGINYFWSVIIGGSVVLLYTLISGMLGATKNMQIQYVIIIVSFVIPLFILSNKYGYFWLLPPAGYGAAVSDIVHGIPLPENITSEYLTNVFGHPFAIMPAPEYAMPWDPSSGKSFFEFIAIAFSLMIGTAGLPHVLQRFYVVPNAKDARLSVVWGLFFICILYWGAPVYAAFGKLLSIHPEVGTLAKDAIVVYTAQLGDVHPLFVGLLAAGATSAAFSTVSGLFVAGASAFSHDIYVKVLNPTAKPKNQLFAARIGTILIAIIVTILALQNIGLIGELVASAFSIAACTLFPLFLLGIWWSGSNRAGGIAGLIMGMLITAISITYFVVGKAGGHLPGQEFISYYLQLWYFAWIGAPLAILTNIIVSLLTKPTPEHIKEFLAKQVHV